The Streptomyces sp. Je 1-332 genome has a window encoding:
- a CDS encoding MFS transporter: MLTTQEARRQPSLQTAPSTATRPSSAEEGRSRRASHTAGFWFVTAGFAVLMAFGTVPTPLWQLYAARDNFGATTVTVAYSSMVVGAVAAFVGLGHLSDRMGRRRLVIPGLVVGIVASVTLILWQSLPGLIVGRVLTGLAMGLMASTATAYLHDLYRRGQPGKATSPLPGIVATAANIGGLAVGPLLAGMVAAWLPAPLTWAPAICTLALTVCLVLALVTPETVDRDPGASRPAARFALRPGSKTTFVAAGLLGAIAFANFGLTSALGGEVLHDALHVDSILVAGVAVSLMFACAAVAQIVWGRLPASRILRMGCLSFPMGLALCALSIYHPALWLYLCAVSVSGAGSGLLFKGAIDRAISAADPTSRAGVLAMYFVIAYIGIGLPAVLFGIVISYVGLGTGMIGFAAILSLGAVASTIAVSRGRTGRV, encoded by the coding sequence ATGCTCACCACCCAAGAAGCCCGCCGACAGCCAAGCCTCCAGACAGCTCCCTCCACCGCGACCCGCCCCTCGTCGGCTGAGGAAGGCCGGAGCCGCCGCGCCTCGCACACGGCCGGGTTCTGGTTCGTGACCGCAGGCTTTGCCGTGCTGATGGCTTTCGGCACCGTGCCGACCCCGCTGTGGCAGCTGTACGCGGCACGGGACAACTTCGGGGCGACCACGGTGACCGTCGCCTACTCCTCGATGGTCGTGGGCGCCGTGGCGGCCTTTGTCGGTTTGGGGCATCTGTCGGACCGGATGGGGCGGCGACGCCTCGTCATACCGGGCCTGGTGGTGGGCATCGTCGCGTCGGTCACTCTGATCCTCTGGCAGTCACTGCCGGGGCTGATCGTCGGCCGGGTTCTCACCGGCCTCGCCATGGGGCTGATGGCCTCCACCGCGACCGCGTACCTGCACGATCTGTACCGTCGGGGACAGCCGGGGAAGGCGACCTCGCCATTGCCGGGCATCGTGGCGACCGCTGCCAACATCGGTGGGCTGGCCGTCGGCCCGCTACTCGCCGGGATGGTCGCCGCATGGCTTCCCGCGCCGCTGACCTGGGCCCCGGCGATCTGCACCCTTGCGCTCACCGTGTGTCTGGTGCTGGCACTCGTCACGCCCGAGACCGTGGACCGCGATCCGGGCGCTTCCCGCCCAGCCGCCCGGTTCGCGCTGCGTCCGGGGAGCAAGACGACGTTCGTTGCTGCCGGGCTGCTGGGCGCCATCGCATTCGCGAACTTCGGACTGACTTCGGCGCTTGGCGGCGAGGTGCTGCACGACGCGCTGCACGTCGACTCCATCCTGGTCGCGGGAGTGGCGGTCTCCCTCATGTTCGCCTGCGCGGCGGTGGCCCAGATCGTGTGGGGGCGGCTGCCCGCATCGCGGATTCTTCGCATGGGCTGCCTCTCCTTCCCGATGGGCCTAGCGCTGTGCGCGCTGAGCATCTATCACCCGGCCCTCTGGCTTTACCTGTGCGCGGTGTCCGTGTCCGGGGCGGGCTCCGGCCTGCTGTTCAAGGGTGCCATCGACCGCGCCATCTCGGCGGCCGACCCCACCTCCCGCGCCGGCGTACTCGCCATGTACTTCGTCATCGCATACATCGGGATAGGCCTGCCGGCCGTCCTCTTCGGCATCGTCATCAGCTACGTCGGTCTCGGAACCGGGATGATCGGATTCGCGGCCATCCTGTCCCTGGGTGCCGTCGCCTCGACCATCGCCGTCTCGCGCGGCCGCACTGGAAGGGTCTGA
- a CDS encoding 2-dehydropantoate 2-reductase, whose product MRYIIIGAGAIGGTVAGRLTEAGHDVVLVARGAHYEALRDHGLRVSTPDGARTHPLPTVQHPHELGELHPDDVLFLAVKTQDSQAALDDWSLRPVAGGGTAAQRLPLICAQNGVESERMALRRFRHVYGMCVWLPSTYVEPGAVSAAGAPYTGILHLGRYPSGVDETARAIAADLEMTKLLAPVVPDVMRWKYGKLLANLINAIEAVSGPVTSSAAIELLTRAQAEGRTVLKAAGIEAASEQEQAEARGDRIRFEAVEGAPRSGSSSWQSLARGTGTIEADYLNGEIALLGRLHGVPTPVNEGLRQVANAFAREQRQPGSMPVDEMTALLDALGRG is encoded by the coding sequence ATGCGCTACATCATCATCGGAGCAGGAGCGATCGGCGGCACGGTGGCCGGGCGACTCACCGAGGCAGGACACGACGTCGTACTCGTTGCACGTGGCGCCCACTACGAAGCGCTGCGCGATCACGGCCTGCGTGTGTCGACACCCGACGGCGCCCGCACCCACCCGCTCCCCACCGTCCAACACCCTCATGAACTCGGCGAGCTACACCCGGACGATGTCCTCTTCCTCGCGGTCAAGACACAGGACAGCCAGGCGGCGCTCGACGACTGGAGCCTACGCCCGGTCGCGGGCGGCGGCACTGCGGCTCAGCGGCTGCCCTTGATCTGCGCCCAGAATGGCGTCGAGAGCGAACGCATGGCGCTGCGCCGCTTCCGCCATGTCTACGGAATGTGTGTCTGGCTGCCTTCTACCTATGTCGAGCCGGGCGCCGTCTCCGCCGCTGGTGCCCCTTACACCGGCATCCTCCACCTGGGCCGCTATCCGTCGGGCGTCGATGAGACGGCGCGCGCCATCGCGGCCGACCTGGAGATGACCAAGCTGCTCGCGCCGGTCGTGCCGGACGTCATGCGCTGGAAGTACGGCAAACTCCTCGCCAACCTGATCAACGCCATCGAGGCCGTCAGCGGGCCGGTCACCAGCAGTGCGGCCATCGAACTCCTCACGCGGGCCCAGGCCGAGGGCCGTACTGTGCTTAAGGCGGCTGGCATCGAGGCAGCGAGCGAGCAGGAACAAGCAGAAGCCCGCGGCGACCGCATTCGCTTTGAGGCTGTCGAGGGCGCCCCTCGGAGCGGCAGTTCCTCCTGGCAGAGTCTCGCCCGCGGCACCGGCACCATCGAGGCGGATTATCTGAACGGTGAGATCGCGCTCCTGGGCCGCCTACACGGCGTTCCGACTCCGGTGAACGAGGGGCTGCGGCAGGTCGCGAACGCGTTCGCGCGAGAACAGAGGCAACCTGGGTCGATGCCAGTGGACGAAATGACGGCGCTGCTGGACGCCCTCGGGCGCGGCTAG